One Planctomycetota bacterium genomic region harbors:
- a CDS encoding MBL fold metallo-hydrolase, whose amino-acid sequence MSYPTGQPLIDDINNTQLNKGELAFWWLGQHSFIVKIAGKVLYIDPFLTEMDARRIAPLLTPNQVTHADFILGTHDHADHIDRPVWPALAAASPQATFIVPDLLRESLAADLNMPLDRFLGLDDGKSIERDGIRISAVAAAHEFLDRDDASGRYPYLGYFIEAEGRCVYHAGDTCLYEGLIAKLRGRKIDVAFLPINGRDAKRLKAGIIGNMTYQEAVDLAGVIEPGLTVPAHYDMFAENLGEPRAFRLYMNTKYPHLKLHVCDYGRCVRL is encoded by the coding sequence ATGAGCTACCCCACCGGTCAGCCCCTCATCGACGACATCAACAACACGCAACTCAACAAAGGCGAACTCGCGTTCTGGTGGCTCGGCCAGCACAGCTTCATTGTCAAAATCGCCGGGAAAGTGCTGTATATCGATCCGTTTCTGACGGAGATGGACGCGCGTCGCATCGCGCCCTTGCTCACGCCGAATCAGGTCACGCACGCCGACTTCATTCTCGGCACGCACGATCACGCCGACCACATCGACCGCCCCGTCTGGCCCGCCCTCGCGGCGGCGAGTCCGCAGGCGACGTTCATCGTGCCCGACCTCTTACGCGAATCGCTCGCCGCCGATCTGAACATGCCGCTCGATCGTTTCCTCGGCCTCGACGACGGCAAGTCCATCGAGCGCGATGGCATCCGAATCTCCGCCGTCGCCGCCGCGCACGAGTTTCTCGATCGCGACGATGCGAGCGGGCGCTATCCGTATCTGGGTTACTTCATCGAAGCGGAGGGCCGGTGCGTTTATCACGCCGGCGACACGTGTCTGTATGAAGGTCTGATCGCCAAGCTGCGCGGCAGGAAGATAGATGTGGCGTTTCTTCCCATCAACGGGCGCGACGCCAAACGCCTCAAGGCCGGCATCATCGGCAACATGACCTACCAGGAAGCCGTCGACCTCGCGGGCGTCATCGAGCCGGGTCTGACGGTGCCGGCGCACTATGACATGTTCGCCGAAAACCTCGGTGAACCGCGGGCGTTCCGGCTCTACATGAACACCAAGTACCCGCACCTGAAACTGCACGTCTGCGACTACGGCCGCTGCGTGCGCCTCTGA